In Paenibacillus phoenicis, one genomic interval encodes:
- a CDS encoding VOC family protein yields MIHHVEINVSDLQTSRAFWDWIFQELGYSVYQEWDQGVSWISGTTYIVFVQTGEKYLDIPYHRKRVGLNHLAFQANSKEQVNKITNQLEDRGVTILYKDRHPYAGGPDHYAVFFEDPDRMKVEIVASLH; encoded by the coding sequence ATGATCCATCATGTCGAAATCAATGTTTCCGACCTCCAAACAAGTAGAGCGTTCTGGGATTGGATTTTTCAAGAGCTTGGATATTCGGTCTATCAAGAGTGGGACCAGGGAGTGAGTTGGATCAGCGGAACTACATATATTGTCTTTGTACAAACAGGAGAAAAATACTTAGATATTCCCTATCACCGAAAAAGAGTGGGATTAAATCATCTTGCTTTCCAAGCTAATTCCAAGGAGCAGGTAAATAAGATTACGAATCAGCTTGAAGATCGTGGGGTTACTATTCTGTATAAAGATAGACATCCTTATGCAGGTGGACCGGATCATTATGCGGTATTTTTTGAGGATCCTGATCGAATGAAGGTAGAAATTGTTGCTTCTTTGCATTAG